A region of Acidiferrobacterales bacterium DNA encodes the following proteins:
- a CDS encoding oxidative damage protection protein — translation MTNFVDCVVLKEKSEAMTTPPYPGELGVRIVENVSKEGWKQWLERLVTIINENQLATSDPDTHKLIEQHMLGFLFGEGDLGNLPPGFTTQRKK, via the coding sequence ATGACGAATTTCGTTGATTGTGTCGTTCTAAAAGAAAAGTCCGAGGCGATGACCACTCCACCCTACCCTGGAGAACTGGGCGTACGGATTGTGGAAAACGTTTCGAAAGAGGGTTGGAAACAATGGTTGGAGCGACTGGTAACGATAATTAATGAGAATCAGTTGGCTACCAGCGACCCGGACACACACAAATTGATTGAACAGCATATGCTGGGCTTTCTATTTGGTGAAGGTGATTTGGGAAATCTGCCTCCTGGGTTTACGACTCAACGGAAGAAGTGA
- the recO gene encoding DNA repair protein RecO, producing MRVYRQDCFVLRTTPYSESSLIVDMFTRSYGRINLLAKGARRKTSRFRGLIRPFQRLSANWSGKGNVPTLTALKCDSDSQWIESERLYCRYYLNELLIRLLLDRDPHEVLFDAYYLALERLKEPSSEFHTLRVFEKVFLQELGYALQLTSESDSNLPIDPSNVYTYDFARGPVQANGDEAVVVSGETLLSVAREEFKTKKVRSESKQLLAAVIDHYLEGKPIHSRRIFNQTIQHRLSRDRITSSVES from the coding sequence ATGCGTGTCTACCGACAAGATTGTTTCGTGTTGCGGACCACGCCGTACTCCGAATCCAGCCTGATCGTGGACATGTTTACCCGCAGTTATGGTCGTATCAACCTGCTTGCAAAGGGAGCGAGACGTAAAACTTCGCGGTTCAGGGGACTGATCAGGCCATTTCAACGCTTGTCTGCGAATTGGTCCGGAAAGGGCAATGTACCGACTCTCACCGCATTGAAATGTGATTCCGATAGCCAGTGGATCGAAAGTGAGCGGCTTTACTGTCGATACTATCTAAATGAGTTGCTGATCCGTTTGCTGCTCGACAGGGACCCTCACGAGGTTCTGTTTGACGCTTACTATCTCGCTTTGGAACGATTGAAAGAGCCGTCCAGTGAATTTCACACATTGCGAGTATTCGAGAAAGTGTTCCTGCAGGAATTGGGATATGCCCTTCAACTGACATCCGAGTCGGACTCCAATTTACCGATCGACCCGTCCAATGTCTATACCTATGACTTCGCAAGAGGGCCTGTACAGGCGAACGGCGACGAGGCTGTTGTGGTGTCAGGTGAAACGCTATTGTCAGTGGCGCGAGAAGAATTCAAGACCAAAAAGGTCCGGTCAGAAAGCAAACAATTGCTCGCAGCGGTCATCGATCACTATCTTGAAGGCAAACCGATTCATTCGCGCAGAATCTTCAACCAGACGATTCAACACCGCCTAAGCCGAGATCGCATCACTTCTTCCGTTGAGTCGTAA
- the era gene encoding GTPase Era, translating into MTYSASTTSDDNFRSGMIALAGRPNVGKSTLLNCLLKQKVSITSKKANTTRHRIMGVLNDPHGQYVFIDLPGFNTNYKRLIDRSVFKTAAAGVSGTDLVLLVVDCRGWREQDNMILERIQDENLPFIVVLSMIDRVKDKNLLLPMIHDIAGRTQITDIVPVSAHKDENIEELKSVILKYLPPGPSLFPSGTVTDKGEIFQAAEVIREQIFRYYGDEIPYTSAVQIEKYDRENNFLHIEATIWVESKGQKRIIIGAGGSKIKRIGTEVRSRVEAEQGVKVHLNLWVKVRARWTDDLQSISNFGYSEAD; encoded by the coding sequence ATGACTTACTCCGCCAGCACAACGTCTGACGATAATTTTCGTTCCGGCATGATTGCTCTGGCCGGACGCCCGAACGTTGGCAAATCTACCTTGCTCAACTGTCTTCTCAAGCAGAAAGTCAGCATCACATCAAAGAAAGCCAATACCACCCGTCATCGGATTATGGGTGTGTTGAATGACCCACACGGACAGTACGTCTTCATTGATCTGCCTGGCTTCAACACGAACTACAAACGTCTGATTGACCGTTCCGTATTCAAGACTGCCGCGGCTGGAGTCAGCGGTACAGACCTAGTGCTTCTTGTCGTGGACTGTCGCGGTTGGCGGGAGCAGGACAATATGATCCTGGAACGAATTCAGGATGAGAATCTGCCATTCATAGTCGTGTTGTCCATGATCGACCGGGTAAAAGATAAAAATCTTCTGCTCCCGATGATTCACGATATCGCCGGACGAACACAGATTACCGATATTGTGCCGGTCTCGGCTCACAAAGATGAGAATATCGAGGAGTTGAAGAGTGTGATCCTGAAGTATCTACCGCCTGGTCCCTCGCTCTTCCCGTCGGGCACGGTTACCGATAAAGGTGAGATTTTTCAAGCGGCGGAGGTGATTCGCGAACAGATTTTCCGCTACTACGGTGACGAAATTCCCTATACCAGTGCAGTACAGATCGAAAAGTATGATCGAGAAAACAACTTCCTGCACATTGAAGCGACAATATGGGTGGAGTCCAAAGGACAGAAGCGAATCATAATCGGAGCAGGCGGCTCAAAGATAAAGAGAATTGGAACCGAGGTTCGAAGCAGAGTCGAAGCTGAACAAGGTGTCAAAGTACATCTGAATCTGTGGGTAAAGGTCCGGGCTCGCTGGACCGACGACTTGCAGTCGATTTCAAACTTCGGTTATTCCGAGGCGGATTGA
- the rnc gene encoding ribonuclease III — protein sequence MNISDQNEISLVLGYRFENTQLLHRALTHSSTEQPDNENLEFLGDAVLSAVISDYLFGQYPDATAGELTKLRSRIVNNHDAIYSVALGMSLETHVKVGKSFPKQNHKAWRNLLPNTLEALIGAIYLDGGMYNAQKFILDKFRSLIEKSSITDYKDSKSRLQEYLQQRSLPVPTYITVDVSGDYNNPSFTVNCHVDGLVDTATGQGNTKKRAEQDAAAQAYDLLRQHNV from the coding sequence GTGAACATTTCTGACCAAAATGAAATTTCACTGGTACTTGGATACCGATTTGAAAACACGCAACTATTGCATCGAGCGCTTACGCACAGCAGCACTGAACAGCCGGACAACGAAAACCTGGAATTTCTAGGCGATGCAGTCCTTTCCGCGGTCATTTCAGACTATCTGTTTGGCCAATATCCAGACGCCACCGCAGGTGAACTGACCAAACTGCGAAGCCGGATTGTCAACAACCATGATGCCATCTATAGTGTGGCTCTCGGAATGTCACTGGAGACCCACGTCAAAGTCGGGAAGTCATTCCCGAAACAAAATCACAAAGCTTGGCGAAACCTTCTGCCGAATACGCTTGAAGCGCTGATTGGCGCGATATATCTTGATGGCGGAATGTACAACGCCCAAAAGTTCATCCTTGACAAGTTTCGGTCATTGATTGAGAAAAGCTCGATTACCGACTACAAAGACTCCAAGAGCCGGTTGCAGGAGTATTTGCAACAGCGCTCGCTCCCAGTTCCAACTTACATTACCGTAGATGTAAGCGGTGACTACAATAATCCCAGTTTTACCGTTAACTGCCATGTCGACGGTCTTGTCGACACCGCTACCGGTCAAGGAAACACAAAGAAGCGAGCCGAGCAGGACGCTGCTGCGCAAGCCTATGACTTACTCCGCCAGCACAACGTCTGA
- the lepB gene encoding signal peptidase I, with translation MQSEEGKKAAGYWVIEYARAFFPVLLIVFALRSFVVEPFRIPSGSMLPTLQIGDFILVNKYKYGLRLPIIDDKILEFGSPEYGDVMVFKYPHDRAVNFIKRVVGLPGDTVAYNEKKLYINGNEVAQEVTGTYVVVSNASRRNETTRLNESFDSSESHSILIDEKRWTSNMEFKVPEGHYFVMGDNRDYSNDSRFWGFVPDENLIGKAFFIWFSWDSVGGNGVNWSRIAAAIE, from the coding sequence ATGCAATCTGAAGAGGGCAAAAAGGCGGCAGGCTACTGGGTGATCGAATATGCCCGGGCGTTCTTTCCTGTGCTGCTGATCGTCTTCGCACTTCGTTCGTTTGTGGTTGAGCCGTTCCGAATTCCATCAGGGTCGATGCTTCCCACCTTGCAGATCGGAGACTTCATTTTAGTCAACAAGTACAAATATGGGCTTCGCCTGCCCATTATCGATGACAAGATTCTAGAATTCGGATCTCCGGAATATGGCGACGTGATGGTATTCAAGTATCCGCATGACCGGGCCGTCAATTTCATCAAACGCGTCGTAGGATTGCCGGGCGATACCGTAGCCTATAACGAAAAGAAGCTGTATATCAACGGAAATGAGGTTGCGCAGGAAGTTACCGGAACCTATGTCGTCGTGTCAAATGCAAGCAGAAGGAATGAAACCACACGATTGAATGAGTCATTCGATTCGAGTGAATCTCATTCCATTCTGATTGACGAGAAGAGATGGACTTCGAATATGGAGTTTAAGGTTCCCGAAGGGCACTATTTCGTGATGGGTGACAATCGGGACTATAGTAATGACAGTCGATTCTGGGGGTTCGTTCCGGATGAAAACCTGATTGGCAAGGCTTTCTTTATATGGTTCAGCTGGGATTCAGTTGGAGGGAATGGCGTAAATTGGAGCCGCATTGCAGCTGCGATCGAGTGA